The genomic window GGCCTAGCCCGCTCTCACCCCCTTAACGGCAAGCGCATCACAGCCTCACTATTAAATCAGGCCGCATCCAGCCGCTGGCTGATATAACGAATGCTCTGCTCCAGCGCGACCAAAGGCTCCGCCAGACCGGTGACTTCGCTTGAGAAGGGCTCAAACGAAATATAACCGCTGTAGCCGCCCGCGAGCAGCGCCCGGATCTGGCCAACATTGCCCAGGCGATCTTTGGGCCCCACCAGAACACGGTGGCCATCCAGCATGTCATTGAAGGAAATGGCGACATCCTCCACACCGGAGATATGTACCAGCCCGGTATGCTGCGGGAAGAATTCGGTTTCAGCCGCGCCCTGGTGGTGGAAGGTATCATGCACCAGACCAAAGCGGTCTTCGGCATCCAGTGCCTTGATCGCCGCCACGGCATCCTGTTTCAGGCGCAGTGAGGAGATTGGAAAGCCCAGCGGCTCAACAAAGCCCTTGAGGTTGTATTTTTCCAGGATCGGTTTGATCGCTGTCAGTGCTTCCAGCAGACCGGCCGCTTTCTGCGCGTCTGTGGCCTTATAGGCGCCATCGTTCAACGGGCACATTACCAGACCCTTGGCGCCGCAGGCGCTGGCCAGCTGAGCCAGGTTTTCGGCCGCTTCTGCCCGTTCCTCGTTCCAGATATTGAACGGATAGAGCGCATTGATGCTGAGAATCTCGATATCGAGTTCTTCTGCCCTGGCACCGATGGCGCGGGCGTTTTCCAGCTCAGTGACGCTGTTGTGCTGCACATCGTTGCGCAGTTCAACCGCCTTGAGACCCAGCGCCTTGGCGGCGTCGAGCAACTCGAACGCCGTCATGGACGGTGCGACCATATGGTTAAGGGAGAATTTCAGTGGCTGCATGGATTTTATCCTGGGCAAATGTATCCGGCGCCCTCTTAAGTGCGAGGCTCAGCGCCGGATAACACAGATGAATGTAAGGGAAAGCCCGCGGCTCAGTTATAAAAGGCCGGGCGATCGACCATGACCACCGGCTCTACCTGGCCGCTTTCCTGCGCCGTTACGGCAGCATCGGCGGCAACGGCGGCGGCATAACCGTCCCAGGAGCTTGGGCCGCCAATGGCGTCTTTCTCGCAGCCACGGATGAAGTCCTGCAGTTCGATGTCGTAGGACTCGATAAAGCGGTCTTTCCAGTCCATCAGCACGTCGTTGTAAAGCTTGGCACCCTTGCGCATCAGCAGGCTCTGGGGTTCCGGCAGGTTGGCAATGCCCTCCTCGCCCACCACCGAGCACTGGATATCGTAGCCGTACTGGCAGTTAACGAAGATTTCCAGATCGATACGCACACCCTTGAGGGTTTCGATCAGCAGAATCTGCGGGTCGGCCAGGTGCTCGAAGGCATTCTTGGTGCGCCTTGGGTAGACCACCTGCATGGTTTTGTAGTCGTCATCCAGCAACCAGCGCAGCGCATCCAGTTCATGGATGGCGGTATCGACAATCGCCATGCTGGTGACGTAGCGATCCGGCACTGTGGGGTTGCGGTGCGCGCAGTGCAGCATCAGCGGCGCGCCTATGTCGTTGTTGTCGATGCTCTGTTTAAGCTGCTGATAACCCTTGTCGTAGCGGCGCATAAAGCCGACCTGCACCAGGCGCTTGCCGGCGGCCACTTCCGCCTTGACGATATTCAGGCAGCCCTCGGCGGTCACCGCCAGCGGCTTTTCACAGAAAACGTACTTGCCGGCGGCAATGGCCGCCAGCACGAACTCTTCGTGGGTCGGGCCCCAGGAGCACACCAGCACGGCATCCACGTTCGGCGCCGCGATCAGCTCAAGGCCGTTGGCATAGACTTCAGCCTGCAGGCCCAGGCGCTCGACCACGCTGCGCGCCTGTTCCATGTTTACATCCGTCACCGCTACGATCTGGCCACCTGCCAGCGTCTCGGTAATACGACGAGCATGATCCTCGCCAATTGCGCCTGTACCTATTACACCGATGTTAATTGTCATAGCGGACTCGTCACTGTTGGATTATTGGTATTTTTTTAAGCGTGCGGGCACCCTTTAGGGCGCCCATATGGAACGGATGCATGGTGGATCTGTTACTTGAAATACTTGTCGACGTAGCGCTGCATTTCATCACGCATGTAGCGCGATGAGGCTTCGGCCCGTTCTTCCCAGGCGAACACGCAGCTCGACAGCACGCCATCGAAGCCGATCTCGCTCAGGGTGCTGAAGAAGACATCCCAGTCGATCTCGCCCTCTCCCATGTCCAGATGCTGATGCACCCGTGCCTGGGAGCCCGGCGGATTGACGATGTAGCGCAGATTCGACGAGGCCTTGTGATTGAAGGTATCGGCGACGCGGGCATGCACCAGATTGCCCTGGGTGGCGCGGATCGTTTCGGCCAGGTCATCACCGTAATAAAAAGAGTGCGGCGCTATATAGGAGCACTTCAGCGCCTTGGAATTGATGGTCTTGACGATCTCCAC from Marinobacterium aestuarii includes these protein-coding regions:
- a CDS encoding TIM barrel protein, which produces MQPLKFSLNHMVAPSMTAFELLDAAKALGLKAVELRNDVQHNSVTELENARAIGARAEELDIEILSINALYPFNIWNEERAEAAENLAQLASACGAKGLVMCPLNDGAYKATDAQKAAGLLEALTAIKPILEKYNLKGFVEPLGFPISSLRLKQDAVAAIKALDAEDRFGLVHDTFHHQGAAETEFFPQHTGLVHISGVEDVAISFNDMLDGHRVLVGPKDRLGNVGQIRALLAGGYSGYISFEPFSSEVTGLAEPLVALEQSIRYISQRLDAA
- a CDS encoding Gfo/Idh/MocA family protein; this translates as MTINIGVIGTGAIGEDHARRITETLAGGQIVAVTDVNMEQARSVVERLGLQAEVYANGLELIAAPNVDAVLVCSWGPTHEEFVLAAIAAGKYVFCEKPLAVTAEGCLNIVKAEVAAGKRLVQVGFMRRYDKGYQQLKQSIDNNDIGAPLMLHCAHRNPTVPDRYVTSMAIVDTAIHELDALRWLLDDDYKTMQVVYPRRTKNAFEHLADPQILLIETLKGVRIDLEIFVNCQYGYDIQCSVVGEEGIANLPEPQSLLMRKGAKLYNDVLMDWKDRFIESYDIELQDFIRGCEKDAIGGPSSWDGYAAAVAADAAVTAQESGQVEPVVMVDRPAFYN